In Mus caroli chromosome 9, CAROLI_EIJ_v1.1, whole genome shotgun sequence, a single window of DNA contains:
- the LOC110302265 gene encoding olfactory receptor 10G7: MSNISIVTTFFLSGLPHPPVLDSMLFGIFLVIYILTVLGNLLILXVIRVDSHLHTPMYYFLTNLSFIDMWFSTVTVPKMLMTLVSPGGGAISFHSCVAQLYCFHFLGSTECFLYTVMSYDRYLAISYPLRYSSMMGGRVCALLAAGTWLTGSLHSAVQTTLTFHLPYCGPNQIQHYFCDAPPILKLACADTSANEMVIFVNIGVVASGCFLLISLSYVSIVCSILRIRTSEGRHRAFQTCASHCIVVLCFFGPGLFIYLRPGSRDAVDGIVAVFYTVLTPLLNPVVYTLRNKEVKKALLKIKYGSVLPQDK; encoded by the coding sequence ATGTCAAACATAAGCATAGTGACCACGTTCTTCCTCTCAGGTCTTCCCCACCCACCAGTCCTGGACTCCATGCTCTTTGGGATCTTCCTTGTGATTTATATTCTTACTGTGTTGGGAAACCTTCTNATCCTGANGGTGATCAGGGTGGATTCCcacctccacacacccatgtactacTTCCTCACCAACCTCTCCTTTATTGACATGTGGTTCTCCACAGTCACAGTGCCTAAAATGCTGATGACTTTGGTGTCCCCAGGGGGCGGGGCTATCTCCTTCCATAGCTGTGTGGCACAGCTCTATTGCTTCCACTTCCTGGGTAGCACCGAGTGTTTCCTGTACACAGTCATGTCCTATGATCGTTACCTGGCCATCAGTTACCCACTCAGGTACAGTAGCATGATGGGTGGGAGAGTGTGTGCCCTcctggcagcaggaacatggCTCACTGGTTCCCTGCACTCTGCTGTACAGACTACATTGACCTTCCATTTGCCCTACTGTGGACCCAACCAGATCCAGCATTATTTCTGTGATGCACCTCCCATCCTCAAGCTGGCCTGCGCAGACACCTCAGCCAATGAGATGGTCATCTTTGTGAACATCGGGGTAGTGGCTTCAGGCTGCTTTCTTCTGATTTCGTTGTCCTATGTGTCCATTGTCTGCTCCATCCTGAGGATTCGCACTTCAGAGGGCCGGCACAGAGCTTTCCAGACATGTGCCTCACACTGCATCGTGGTCCTCTGTTTCTTTGGCCCTGGTCTCTTCATCTACCTGAGGCCAGGCTCCAGGGATGCTGTAGATGGAATTGTGGCCGTTTTCTACACTGTGTTGACACCCCTACTCAACCCTGTTGTATACACCCTGAGGAACAAAGAGGTGAAGAAAGCactgttgaaaataaaatatgggtCTGTGCTTCCTCAGGATAAATAA
- the LOC110302298 gene encoding putative olfactory receptor 10D4: MPLLLFTRVACAMSMRNHTSVTEFILLGISNTEGLESMLFALFLVFYVFALLGNLLIFLTILASPNLHTPMYFFLGNLAVFDIFFPSVNSPKMMDYLIRQGRTISYQGCVSQVFFYHTLGGTECFLYTVMAYDRFVAICHPMRYTVIMNHRVCTCLTVGTWVGGFVHGSILTFLIFKLPYCGPNKVNSFFCDIPVVLSLACADTSLARTVSFTNVGVVALTCFLLILTSYTRIVISILKIRSSEGRRRAFSTCSAHLTSIILVYGPVILVYLRPASSPWLDSVVQVFNNVITPSLNPLIYTLRNKDVKLALKKVLSQGAQPLGYKE, translated from the coding sequence ATGCCTTTGCTTCTCTTCACCAGGGTTGCATGTGCCATGAGCATGAGGAACCACACTTCTGTGACAGAGTTCATCCTGCTGGGAATTTCCAACACTGAAGGACTAGAGAGCATGCTGTTTGCCCTGTTTCTGGTCTTCTATGTCTTTGCCTTGCTGGGGAACCTGCTCATCTTCCTCACCATCCTGGCTTCTCCCAACCTCCACAcccccatgtatttcttcctggGGAACCTGGCAGTGTTTGACATATTCTTCCCTTCTGTGAATTCTCCTAAGATGATGGACTACCTAATACGGCAAGGCCGAACCATATCATACCAGGGTTGTGTCTCCCAAGTCTTCTTCTATCACACTCTGGGTGGCACAGAATGTTTTCTATATACAGTGATGGCTTATGACCGCTTTGTGGCTATTTGTCACCCTATGAGATACACAGTCATTATGAACCACAGGGTGTGTACCTGCCTCACAGTAGGCACTTGGGTTGGGGGCTTTGTCCATGGGAGCATCCtcacatttcttatttttaagttacCCTACTGTGGTCCGAATAAGGTGAACAGTTTCTTCTGTGACATTCCTGTGGTGCTGTCCCTGGCATGTGCAGATACCTCTCTAGCAAGAACTGTGAGTTTTACTAATGTTGGTGTCGTTGCGCTCAcatgttttcttctcattctcactTCTTACACTCGTATTGTGATCTCCATCCTGAAAATCCGGTCCTCGGAAGGCAGGCGCAGAGCCTTCTCAACCTGCAGTGCCCACCTGACATCTATCATCTTGGTGTATGGCCCCGTGATTCTTGTGTATCTCAGACCTGCTTCTAGTCCCTGGCTGGATTCTGTTGTTCAGGTGTTTAACAATGTCATCACGCCCTCTTTGAACCCTCTGATTTACACCCTGAGGAACAAGGATGTGAAATTAGCCCTGAAGAAGGTGCTATCTCAAGGGGCCCAGCCTTTAGGTTATAAGGAATAG